The window TTGGAACATTTAGAAGAATTATGGAAAAATGTCCTGGCACAAGTAGAACAAAAAATTTCAAAACCAAGCTTTGAGACGTGGTTAAAGTCAACGAAATTACTTTCTTATAAAGGTTCTAATGTTACAATCGCCGCGCCAAACTCATTTGCTCGTGATTGGCTTGAAAATCATTATGTTCATCTAATCGCGGGCATTTTATCTGAATTAACAGGTGAAGACTTGCTAATTAAATTTGTTGTTCAAAAGGATCAGGACGATGATAACCTTGATTTACCGGTCCCGGTAATCCAGGCAAAAAATGACGATGAACATGCAGAAATTTCACCAGGAATGTTAAATCCAAAGTATACGTTTGATACGTTTGTCATTGGATCTGGGAATCGTTTTGCTCATGCAGCATCTCTTGCAGTTGCAGAAGCTCCTGCAAAAGCCTATAACCCGTTCTTTATTTATGGTGGAGTAGGTTTGGGTAAAACCCATTTAATGCATGCAATTGGTCATTATGTGCTAGAGCATAATCCAAATGCAAAAGTCGTTTATTTATCATCTGAAAAGTTCACGAATGAATTTATTAATTCCATCCGTGATAACAAAGCAGTAGATTTCCGCAATAAATATCGCAATGTCGATGTTTTGCTAATTGATGATATTCAGTTTTTGGCTGGAAAAGAGTCTACTCAAGAAGAGTTTTTCCATACATTTAATACTTTGCATACAGAATCAAAACAAATTGTTATTTCGAGTGATCGACCGCCAAAGGAGATACCAACCTTAGAGGATCGTCTCCGTTCTCGCTTTGAATGGGGACTGATTACCGATATTACACCTCCTGATTTAGAAACACGTATCGCTATTCTTCGTAAAAAGGCTAAGGCAGACGGGCTTAATATACCTAACGAAGTAATGCATTATATTGCAAATCAAATTGATACAAACATTCGAGAATTAGAAGGAGCCTTAATTCGTGTAGTGGCTTATTCGTCTTTAGTGAATCAAGATATTTCTACTGACCTCGCTGCCGCTGCATTAAAAGACATTATCCCTAATTCAAAACCGCGAATGATTACAATTTTAGATATTCAAACAGCTGTTGGAGAGCATTTTAATATTAAATTGGAAGACTTCTCTGCAAAGAGACGTACTAAATCGATTGCATTCCCTAGACAGGTGGCCATGTATTTATCAAGAGAATTAACTGATTTTTCTTTGCCTAAAATAGGGGATGAATTTGGAGGGCGTGATCATACAACTGTAATTCATGCCCATGAAAAAATTGTAAAACTATTAAAAGAAGATCAACTACTTCAGCAAGATATTAAACAAATTCGTAGTATGCTAGGTAAATAAGCTTGTGGATAAATAATAGAATTCCGCACATTTTTATCCACAACTTATCAACATGTGGATAGGTTGATTTTATGCATGTTCCAACAAGTTATACACAAATCCACAGGCCCTATTACTATATCTATTAATATCTTTTAAAAATAATATTATTAATAAGTGAGGTATAACGATGAAATTTGATATTATGCGAGATCGTTTACTAGACGGATTGAACAATGTCATGAAAGCCGTAAGTTCCAAAACAACAATTCCAATTTTAACGGGAATCAAAATTGATGTTACAAACGAGGGAATGACTTTAACTGGTAGTGATGCAGATATTACAATCCAAACATTCATTCCAGTTGAAGAAAACGGGGACCAATTAATCAATATTACTGAAACTGGTTCGATTGTGCTACAAGCTCGTATGTTTAACGAAATCGTCCGTAAATTACCAACAAATGATGTTGAAATTGAAGTTTCAAATGGATTACAAACGCATATTCGCTCAGGTAAATCTGAATTCCATCTTATAGGATCTGATGCATCAGAATATCCTTTATTACCAGAAGTATCTGCAGATCAACAATTTGCTATGCCAGCAGACCTTTTAAAATCAATTATTCGTGAAACGGTATTTGCAGTTGCAACTTCTGAAAGCCGTCCTGTTTTAACAGGTGTTAATTGGCAAATTAACGACAACGAACTAATTTGTATAGCTACAGATAGTCACCGCTTAGCAAGAAGAAAAACAACTCTTGAACAATTGCCAACAGATGTAAAATCAGTTGTCATACCTGGGAAGAGCTTAAATGAATTAAATAAAATTCTTGGTGAGTCAACAAATCCAGTTCAAATCGTAATTACAAGTCAACAAGTCTTATTTAAAGCAGATAATGTATTATTCTTCTCACGTCTTTTAGAAGGTAATTACCCGGAAACATCTCGTTTAATCCCTGAAGAATATAAAACAAATATTACGATTAACGGAAAATCCTTATTACAAGCAATTGACCGTGCTTCTTTATTAGCTCGTGAAGATCGTAATAATGTTGTTCGTTTTGAAACATTTGATGGCAATATTGTCGAAATTTCTTCAAACTCTCCAGAAATTGGAAAAGTAGAGGAACAAATTCAAGTTGAAACGCTTGAGGGGGAAAATTTAAAAATCTCATTCAGTGCGAAATACATGATGGAAGCATTAAAGGCAATTGATGGACAAGATGTAGTGATTCAATTCACAGGAGCAATGCGTCCATTCATTTTACGTTCTGTTCATGATGATGCAATTTTACAATTGATCTTACCTGTAAGAACGTATTAATTTATTTTTGAATTTCAATCTAGTGATAACCACAGTTCGATTATAAGTATTAAAAGCATATGTAAATTTACTGTTAGAAGGGCGTCTCGACATTTATGGGACGCTCTATTTTAATTTAGAATTCAATATAAGAAACTTAGCTCTAAAAAGCAGTATTTCTCTACTTGTTTATGGACCTAAATCGTGGTTTTCTATTATATTTTGACTTTTATTTTATGAAGATGGGGGATTTCTTCTGCTTTCTTTGAGTTTTTGATCAATTTTAGGTATGATAGATGGATAGATGTATGTGTAACGGAGGATGAAATACTTTGGATGAACTTGTAATCGATACAGAATTTATTACCCTTGGCCAAGCACTAAAAATGACGGATGCCATTAGTTCAGGCGGCATGTCTAAATGGTTTCTTCAAGAAAATGATGTCTATGTAAACGGTGAAGTTGATCAACGACGTGGACGCAAATTACGACATGGTGATGTCATAAATATTCCTGGTTGTGGAAGATTCGTCATCGTAAATAAGAACGGAGAAAATTAAATGTTCATCGAGCATTTAAAGCTTACAAATTATCGTAACTATGAAACATTAAAATTAGATTTTTCACCTAAGATTAATGTGTTTATCGGAGAAAATGCTCAAGGGAAAACAAATGTGATGGAATCGATCTATGTTTTAGCTATGGCCAAATCTCACCGAACAAGTAACGATAAAGAATTAATCCGTTGGGACGCAGACTATGGTAAAATAGATGGTGTTGTAAAAAATCGTTATGGCAGCATTCCTATGGAACTATCCATTACCAAAAAAGGTAAAAAAGGAAAAATAAACCATTTAGAACAAACGAAATTAAGTAATTATATAGGTCAAATGAACGTTGTCATGTTTGCACCAGAGGATTTAAATGTTGTAAAAGGAAATCCGCAAATAAGACGTCGTTTTATTGATATGGAGATCGGTCAAATCTCACCGGTCTATCTGCATGATTTACTTACATTTCAAAAATTATTAAAACAACGTAATCATTTGTTAAAGATTAATCAAGGAAAACAGCAAATCGATGATGTTTTATTTGCAATATATACTGAGCAATATATTCACTCAGCTGTCCAAATTATTCGTAAAAGACTTCAGTTTATTGAACTTTTACAAGAATGGGCTGAAAAAATCCATTCTGGTATCTCACGCGGTCTCGAAAAATTAACGATTAAATACCGTGCAACTACAGGGCTAAATCCTGAATGGTCTGAACAAGAAATGGCTACATATCTCGAAAAGAAACTCGCAGAAGTAAAAAAGAGAGAGCTTGAAAGGGGCGTAACATTAGTAGGCCCACATCGTGATGATTTACAATTTTTTGTAAATGACTATGATGTACAAACTTACGGCTCCCAAGGACAGCAACGTACAACAGCGTTGTCTTTGAAACTTGCTGAAATAGAGTTGATTAAGCAAGAAACAAAGGAAGCACCTATTCTGCTTTTAGATGATGTATTGTCTGAGTTGGATGATTATCGCCAATCACATTTATTAAATACCATTCAAGGTGAAGTGCAAACGTTTGTCACAACAACAAGTGTTGATGGGATTCATCATGAAACAATACAGCATGCTAAGATGTTTCACGTGAAACAGGGTACAATCGAAAGTTAAAAATTATAAAAACACTTTTTGCAACTGCAATCACCTTAAATTGCTCTATGGTCTTTTTAGTGGGCAAAAACTATCGAGTTTAGGAAAAGCGTGCAAAAAGTTATGATATAGATTTTTTAAATTATATTTAGAAAGTTTTAGAAATTTTGTTAAAGCTTTTTATTTTTGACACATACTGAGGTAATGAAAGAGTAGGTGAATATGGTGGCTTTAGAAGAGAAACAAGTACAACAAGCATATGATGCCGAT is drawn from Lysinibacillus sp. SGAir0095 and contains these coding sequences:
- the yaaA gene encoding S4 domain-containing protein YaaA; its protein translation is MDELVIDTEFITLGQALKMTDAISSGGMSKWFLQENDVYVNGEVDQRRGRKLRHGDVINIPGCGRFVIVNKNGEN
- the recF gene encoding DNA replication/repair protein RecF; the protein is MFIEHLKLTNYRNYETLKLDFSPKINVFIGENAQGKTNVMESIYVLAMAKSHRTSNDKELIRWDADYGKIDGVVKNRYGSIPMELSITKKGKKGKINHLEQTKLSNYIGQMNVVMFAPEDLNVVKGNPQIRRRFIDMEIGQISPVYLHDLLTFQKLLKQRNHLLKINQGKQQIDDVLFAIYTEQYIHSAVQIIRKRLQFIELLQEWAEKIHSGISRGLEKLTIKYRATTGLNPEWSEQEMATYLEKKLAEVKKRELERGVTLVGPHRDDLQFFVNDYDVQTYGSQGQQRTTALSLKLAEIELIKQETKEAPILLLDDVLSELDDYRQSHLLNTIQGEVQTFVTTTSVDGIHHETIQHAKMFHVKQGTIES
- the dnaN gene encoding DNA polymerase III subunit beta, translated to MKFDIMRDRLLDGLNNVMKAVSSKTTIPILTGIKIDVTNEGMTLTGSDADITIQTFIPVEENGDQLINITETGSIVLQARMFNEIVRKLPTNDVEIEVSNGLQTHIRSGKSEFHLIGSDASEYPLLPEVSADQQFAMPADLLKSIIRETVFAVATSESRPVLTGVNWQINDNELICIATDSHRLARRKTTLEQLPTDVKSVVIPGKSLNELNKILGESTNPVQIVITSQQVLFKADNVLFFSRLLEGNYPETSRLIPEEYKTNITINGKSLLQAIDRASLLAREDRNNVVRFETFDGNIVEISSNSPEIGKVEEQIQVETLEGENLKISFSAKYMMEALKAIDGQDVVIQFTGAMRPFILRSVHDDAILQLILPVRTY
- the dnaA gene encoding chromosomal replication initiator protein DnaA, with amino-acid sequence MEHLEELWKNVLAQVEQKISKPSFETWLKSTKLLSYKGSNVTIAAPNSFARDWLENHYVHLIAGILSELTGEDLLIKFVVQKDQDDDNLDLPVPVIQAKNDDEHAEISPGMLNPKYTFDTFVIGSGNRFAHAASLAVAEAPAKAYNPFFIYGGVGLGKTHLMHAIGHYVLEHNPNAKVVYLSSEKFTNEFINSIRDNKAVDFRNKYRNVDVLLIDDIQFLAGKESTQEEFFHTFNTLHTESKQIVISSDRPPKEIPTLEDRLRSRFEWGLITDITPPDLETRIAILRKKAKADGLNIPNEVMHYIANQIDTNIRELEGALIRVVAYSSLVNQDISTDLAAAALKDIIPNSKPRMITILDIQTAVGEHFNIKLEDFSAKRRTKSIAFPRQVAMYLSRELTDFSLPKIGDEFGGRDHTTVIHAHEKIVKLLKEDQLLQQDIKQIRSMLGK